The Paenibacillus polymyxa M1 DNA segment CAATCACCATCATTGTTACCGTACCGATTCTAATCGTCTATCCTTTTCTGCAAAAATATTTTGTTAAAGGTATGACGCTTGGAGCGGTAAAAAGCTAAAACGAGGCAACATTCATTATAAGGGGAGGTTTAGCTCCATGAAGTCAAGAAAAAATAGAATGATCGTATCTTTTGTAATGTCACTAACTTTAGTGGCGACCCTTGCAGGGTGTAGTGGTAATAATCCGTCTGAGGCTACCAAGGCCGTAACAACAGGCGACATCACGCTTACTTATTTTTCGGAAGACTCCAGTACAAATTGGAATAACATGAAGGATGAAGTCGGTAAGGTCATCGCTGAAAAAACCGGAGTAACCCTAGATGCTGAATTCGCTGTCGGAGACCCGGTCCAAAAGATTTCATTGATTGCAGCCACAGGAAACTATCCTGATTTAATCGCTGCTAAGGCGGATGTCGGCAAACTTGTCGATGCTGGTGCAATTATTGATCTGACGGATTTGATCGACAAGCATGCACCGAATATCAAAAAAATGCTGGGAGACAAGCTTGTTCGGACGAAGTACAGTTTGGATGATCAATCCATCTATGTTATTCCGACCTGGTCTGCTGTCGAAGAGGAAAAAATCAAACCCGACGTAGGATTTAAACTCCAACACCGTGTCGTCAAGGAAGCGGGATACCCGGACATTCGTACGGTACAGGATTTTGAAAAAGTCATTAAGGACTATATCACCAAGCATCCGACGGACGAAAATGGCAACAAAAATATCGGACTGTCCCTAAATGCCGACGATTGGCATATGTACCAGGTAACGAATTCAGGCTTCCAAACGACCGGGGGACCAGACGACGGCGAATACTTCATCGATCAAAAAACACACCAAGCGACTTATCATTTCCGCCGGCCGGAAGAAAAAGAATATTTCCGCTGGTTGAATCACATGAATGCCATTGGATTGCTGGACCCAGAAAGCTTCGTACAGAAGACAGACCAGTTTAAGGCGAAGGTAGCTTCAGGCCGCGTACTGGGTCTGGCCGATCCGGAATGGGACTATGGCGACGGACAAAATGCGCTGAAGGCGGAGGGCAAATTCGATCAGACTTACGGTCATTATCCA contains these protein-coding regions:
- a CDS encoding ABC transporter substrate-binding protein, which translates into the protein MKSRKNRMIVSFVMSLTLVATLAGCSGNNPSEATKAVTTGDITLTYFSEDSSTNWNNMKDEVGKVIAEKTGVTLDAEFAVGDPVQKISLIAATGNYPDLIAAKADVGKLVDAGAIIDLTDLIDKHAPNIKKMLGDKLVRTKYSLDDQSIYVIPTWSAVEEEKIKPDVGFKLQHRVVKEAGYPDIRTVQDFEKVIKDYITKHPTDENGNKNIGLSLNADDWHMYQVTNSGFQTTGGPDDGEYFIDQKTHQATYHFRRPEEKEYFRWLNHMNAIGLLDPESFVQKTDQFKAKVASGRVLGLADPEWDYGDGQNALKAEGKFDQTYGHYPVTMSKEYKDTNFWLPGFDGGYGISISSKCKDPVRAIQFLDFLASEEGQVLNNWGIEGKHYTVKDGKRTIIPAVLERMNNDNAAFQKESGIGLYWNLMVHYGDGIKDSTGNYFTRSYPELLTATYNKSEKEVLKAYKIEHWKDLFPKEDEFQPRAYGAAYTMPLPNDDPAVILGAKMKDITWKRIPEAVMTKPENFDKVWDAYMAELEKAGVQEMEQSFTKHIQDRIKLWSTN